Below is a genomic region from candidate division SR1 bacterium Aalborg_AAW-1.
ATCTACCACTACTTGTTGTAAATATACATCTTTCTCAAATACACATTCGTTGCAATAAAAATGATTTATGTGGTGAGATTTGGAAAAATAAAAATTTTTCTTAAAGTATGCTCTACCACAATTTACATTATTTTTAAAGATAGAATTTTCTAAGTCAACAATCTCTTCAAACACAGAGTCATTAAACATAACAATTTGTTCAAATTGAATATTTCTTAAATAAATTGGATAGGTGTATTCTCCATGAAAGTAGACTTCATCTTTTATGGAGATAAGCTCTTGTAAATCTCTTAAATCTCCTTTTTTCTCTTTTAAAAGCTCAAAGAACTCTTTTACTGTAATTTTTTTTGTTTCCATAATTTTATTTAATTTTTTGTTTTAATTATTAACAATATACATATTAATTAATATAATGTCAAGTGTATATTTTCTTGAGTTTTATTATTGATTTTTGTGATATAAAAAAGCAGGAGAGTAAAATACTTTCCTGTTTTAATTGGTTAAGATATTATACGATAATACTCATTTTGTGATTTTTTATTTTTTCTTCAATCTCCTTGTATCTACTAATAGCCCGTATAGTATTTTTAAAGATTGCATTTCCACAATCAAAATCATTTTTGAATGTAGCATGTCCACAATTAAAATAAGATGTAAAAACACTATTTTCACAGAAGAAGCCATTTTCAAAAGTAGCATCTCCACAGTAAAATGAATTCTTGAAAGTAGCATTTCCACAGAAGATACCATTTTCAAAAGTCGCGTTTCCACAATTAAAAGGATATTTAAAAGTAGCATCTCCACAGTAAAATGAATTCTTGAAAGTAGCATTTCCACAGAAGAAGCTTTTTTCAAAGGTGGCTTTTTCACAGAAGAAGCCATTTTCAAAAGTTGCTTTTTTACAGAAGAAATATTCATTGAAAATAGTCTCTCCACAATACACATTTTTTTCAAAAATGGTATTACCTAATTCAATAGGATAGTCGTATATCCCGTCAAAATTAACTTCATCTATGACATGTACTCGATAGTCAAGAGAGTTTAAATTTCCTTGTGACTCCACTAAGAGTGAGAAGAACTCTAATGAGGTCTTTCTTATTGCTTTCATATATTATAAATTTAAGTTAATGATTTTATTTTCAATTTATCATAATAATTTTTATGTTAAATGTCAAGTAAATGTTCTCTGAATTTTTATTGTTGATTTTGGAGCACAAAACCGTATAAAGTTGCTGATTTTATTGATTGATAGTATTTCTTATGCATCGTACTCATACTTGTGGTGAACTGACTTCTGCTCATGCTTGACAAACGGTTACTCTTTGTGCTTGGATTTCATCTTTGAGAAATATGGGAGGACTGGTTTTTGTGGATTTGAGAGATAGATATGGAGTGACACAAGTGACGCTGGATCCTGCGATTGTAGGACAAGAGCTTGTAGATAAAGCAGCGAGCTATAGCAATGAATACGTCCTAAAAGTAACAGGAGAAGTGATCCTTAGACCAGAGAGTATGAAAAATCCTGATATGGTGACCTGAGAGATCGAGATTCGTGCAACCGATATACAACTTGTGTCAGAATCCAAGATTTTGCCGTTTGCAATCGATGAAGATCCGAAGACGAGCGAAGAAAATAGAATGAAATATCGTTATCTTGATCTTCGTAGAGGGCCGGTGAAGGATAATATTATCTTCCGTGCGAAGATGAATCAGTTTACGCGTAATTGGTTTAGTGATCATGATTTCTTAGAGGTACAGACACCGATCTTCAGTGTTTCATCTCCAGAAGGAGCGAGAGATTATCTGATTCCAAGTCGTGTGAATCCAGGTCAGTTTTATGCTCTTCCCCAAGCTCCTCAACAATACAAACAACTCCTCATGGTCGGTGGTATCGATAAGTATTTCCAGATTGCACCCTGTTTTCGTGATGAAGATCCAAGAGCAGATCGCCATAGTTGTGAATTCTATCAGATCGACTGTGAGATGTCATTTGTCGAACAAGAAGATGTGTATACGGTAGCAGAATCGTATATCCGTGACTTGATAGAGTATATCGTTCCCCATAAAGAAATCATCGTAGATTTTACGAGACTTTCGTATCATGATGCGTTAGAAAAATATGGATCAGATAAGCCTGATTTGAGGTTTGACTCTCAGATGATCGAGGTGACATCACTTTTTGCAAACAGTGAATTGGAGTTTCTCGCTTCAGCTCCAAGTGTGAAAGCTATAGTGCTTCACCAACTTCCTACCCGTAAAGAAATCGATGCTCTGATTGAAGTGGTCAAGATAGCAGGATTGGGAGGATTGGCGTATATCCAAATTAAGGAAGACGGAATTTCTGGTTCGATAGCTGGTAAACTGACGGAAGAAGAAAAACAATCTCTTCTGACTGAAACTCACGCTCAGGTCTGAGAGACCGTATTTTTCCTTGTAGGTAAGAAGACTACTGTGTTGAAAGCTGGAGATAAACTCAGAAATGCCTGTAGGGATATGTTCTGACTGGTACATAATAATCATCTCTGATTTGTCTGGATTGAAGATTTTCCGTTCTTTGAAGAAGATGAAAGTAAACCGAATGGGCTTGAATTTGGACACAATCCGTTCTCATATATCAAAGGAGGACGTGATACGGTAGAAAACGTACAACCTCTCGAGCGACAAACAACTCAATACGATCTGACTTGTAATGGTTATGAAATTCTTTCTGGTTCTATCCGTAATCACGATCCAGAGATTTTGGTGAAAGTGTTTGAAACAGCTTGATACACCATTGATGATATTAAGAAGAGATTTGGTACCATGTACGAAGCATTCCAATACGGATGTCCACCACATGGAGGATTTGCGTTCTGATTTGATCGTCTGATGATGATCCTCAGAGATGAACCAAATATCCGCGAATGTTATGCTTTCCCAAAATCTGGTCGTGCACAAGATCTTATGATGAATGCACCAAGCACTATCGATCCTGAAGAATTGAAAGTCTTGTCTATTGCTACGACTATTACTGAATAGCTCTGCACCTGCAGAGTTTTTTTATTATTTTATTATAATGATGAGTGTTCAGCCATCTACATCAGTACATCATGTTACTCCAGTATCTAATATGTTATTGTGAAATGAAGAATGTAATATATTGATGATGAATCATCAAGACCATATCAACTTACATAGAATTTGTGATACACAATCACATTATCAAAACACCATGAGTAAACTCTATGGTAAAATAAATAATGATCTCTTATTATCTTTAGGTAGTGTAGATGAGATCTATACACATTTGTGATATTTTTTTGAGAATTTTGAGAAACTTCCTTTATGAGTAAGAAAAGCGTTATGAGAAAAATGGAAACAGATTGTTATGTATCATTTAAATCAACGACCCCAAATTACGAATACAGATAATGATCAGTATCGAAAATTACATAGAAAACAGATCGAACAGCGGGGAAATATTGTTTCTCATAATGATATCGAATATATTATGAATCAAGATAAATCTATTATGAAAGATTTGGTACTTCATATTATTCGTAGATTAAAAAAACATGGAATAACAGATGAACTCCTTACTTTGCCAACTAAAACATTATCTACAGAGAATTATATGATTCCTCTTATGATGCGTTGAAGGTCAGATTCGACGAATCAAATTACATGAGATAAAAAAATACATACTACTATTTTTAATAAGGCTATATCAGATGGTTGAACGCGTGTGAGATGACCAAGATTGGCTACTAATGGATCTTTTATTATGTGATCAGAAGATTGGAAGAGGTGGTATGATGTACAAGAGAGATACCTTCGTAAGGCTAAAAAAATTATTGATCATGATTATTGAGATTATATTTGGATCCTTTATAATAAAAAAATGCAACAACAACTCTGAACAACTATTGCACAATGGAATAAATTAGAAAAAATATTATCATGAGATAGTTTCTATAAACAATGAACTTATGATGTAGAGGGTATGCATCATGAAGCGCTATTGCTAAGATGAAAGATTTGAGATCGTCTCAAGAAACTTTTAGCTGATGAGTATTGTTTTGTCTAAATTTTTGTAGATTATTAATTGTACAATTCTCTTGCAAAGTTCCTATCATATATCTATAATATACTATACATATTTTATATATTATGTCATCTATCATGCTCAGTCGTATATCGTCACTTGTGGCAACCCTTTGAATAATGCTTTTTGCTTTTACTTTATGATTCTCTTCTACTTTTGCATGAATTGCATTCAACGATAGTAGATCTCTGAGTTTTGATAGTGGAGTAATTACGCTTTATATGGGACAGAATGGCTCTTCTTTTTATCTTGATTCAGTTAATGTAGGTGGAAAGCCTCTCAGTTGTGAAATTAAAGCAGGAACTACGTTGTCAGTTAGAAATAATTGTGATGATGTATCATTTTCATATTCAGAATGAAGTGAAAATATTAGTATCTATGTCCAATATGATAATGATCAAGGTACATGGATATATAATAGTTCTTCAAAAACTTTTACTAGTGCAGTCAGAGGAACACAAAATGTAACAGATCCAAATGACACTCCTTCAACAACGAATGGTTATATTTCACTCTCTTCAGATAATTCTTCAGTTGGACTGAATCAATATATTGATCTGTATGTAAGAACTTATACGAATAATGGTACCATAGACACTTCTAACCGTGACCAAATCAGATTTACTATCTTGAGACAATCAGGAAGTTCTTATTATACAGCTTCTTCTAGTGATTATTATCTCAGAAATGATAGATATACGATGACATCTTCTGATGCTGGATATGCAGTACTGAGTGATTATGTAAGGTTTTATACAAGTGGTACGTATAAAATCCGTGTCGAAAATATGAGTACCTGACGTACTTCAGAGACAGTAGTATATGTAGGTAATAATTGATGATCAACGACAACTACTGCAACGTCTTTTGATATAGGTGTCAGTGAAACAAATCCTTCAATAGATGAATATATTGATACAACAGTAACAGCAAGAGATAGTAATGGTAATAGAGCATATAATTATGTGGGTACGATAAAATATAGTGTTGAAAAAAGAGATACAAATTCAAGCTTCTGGTATAGTGCATCGAGTGATGAATATACACTTTCAACCACGAGTAGATACTTAGGTTCAAGTCAGGAATGATATCTTTCATTATCGAATCATCTCCGTTTTACTAGTAATGGAAACTATAGACTAAGAGTAGTTGATAGTTCAAATTCTTCTGTGTATGGAATAAGAGAATTTTCAGTATGAGGAAGTAATTCTACTACGAGTTCAAGATTTGAATTATCGAGTAATCGTACTAATCTAACGACAAATGAATATGCTGATCTTACTATAAGAGCACGTAATTCAAATTGATATACCAATACTTCATATGCCAATACGGTAAGATTTGAAGTGTATAGAAGAGCAAATAGTTCAGACTCATGGTCTACTATTACAAGTTCTTCAACTGATAATACTCATTATCGTATTTCTCATATCAATTATTCATTTTCATCGAATCAAAACGGAGTAGCTACCTTAACGAATTTCATTAGATTTAAATCTAATAGTTATGATTATAAAGTGAGAGTAGTTGATAGTTCAAATTCTTCTGTATATGGAGAAATTACATACTATCTAAGAAATTCTGGTTCTTCAACAGATACAAGCGATATCTATCGTTATGCATGACAGATATCACCAGCATTACCTCAATTATATGATTATATAGATATCACATTATTGCCAACATCATCTTCTAATACTACTGTGAGTGCTTCGAATACTGTACAGTTGAGTTTAGAAAGAAAACTCCTACCTACATCGAGTGTGTGGACGAGTACTCCAAGTACTTCATGTAAATTATTAAAAACAAGCGCTATACTCAACTCTTCTACTGTTGTAGATGATGTAGTAAGATGTACAAAAAAATGATTCTACAGATTAAAAATTACTAGCAATAATAATAGTAGAACAGTGTGATATGTCTATTTTACCATACTTGATAGTAATGATTTTGTAAAGACATTAGGATGATTTACCAATACACAAAGACAAGAAGTTCAAGAAGAATATAGAACATTTATGGATCAAGTGAATAGATGGGAATCACAATATCCAAGACTTACATATAATACATCATGGAATAATCTTTGGAAAAATTATTATATCAAACTTAATAGGCTTGCTTATAATAAACCTGGTAGAATAACTACCTATAGTGCATATGAGAGAGCAAGAGATGCGTTCAATGATTCTTTCAATAATATGAAATAAGATATATTATCACTTCAATAATCTTTACTGTAGAGTATTACAGTAGGGATTTTTTATTCCGCTCTAAGATTGACTTTGCTAAAATATGCTGAAAGTACAATACCCATAAAAATAAGTCCATAGAGCATTTGAATGGTGCTAATAATCATTCCATTGGTATTGATAGCACCAATATCTCCATATCATACTGTTGTAAGTGTTGCTAATGTATAATAGATCGCTCATAATGCATGAACTGACTGTTCTGGTTGAGAAAGATATGCAAGGGCATTGTAATGCTGATAGAGTAGTGCAAATCAAAATATCATCTCTCATAAATTACACGCAAGAGATATAAATTGTTTTCTAATAGAAAGCTTTTTGACAAAAATATCTGATAATAAGAGGCTAGAAAGAATAGATATGAAAAGATCAACGAGTAGATAGGTCACCAGTATCATGATAATGATGCTATTATCTCGATGATTGATGAGTATAATAAAAAATAAGAGAGGAATACAAAAATGATAAAGATCTAATGCCCAAGAATATGATTCTTTTTTTTCGGTATAATGACGTACCCAAAATGAAGGCATCAATAACTTAGTAAAAATAAGTGATACTAGGAGAAGTTTTTCACTTCAGTACATCTTTTCATAGGGATGTCTATTATTCCATACAGACTTGATCGTATAAAGATAGGAGTCTTTGTGATGGATGTGAAGGTTGGAAAGTGTATCTTCTAACATTTCACTAAAACCATTTTTTTCGTTTGAAAACATAGAATTGTACTAATCAAATAAAAATCATAACAGAAATAGTAATGATATAGATGGTCGTATTTTCTATAGGAAGATCGACAAAATTCATACCAAACACTCACGTAATAAATGATAGTGGTATAAAAATACTAGATATCATCGTTAATGTTTTCATAATATTATTGGCTCTGATGTTTTGAATTGCATTTGATGTGTCAGCTATGACAGATATATTTTCATAGAGATAATGAGTTTGTGATGAGATTTGCTTGAGCATATAAGCAATATGTGTTGTTCTCATAGATTTTGTTTCCTCATCAGGATGGGTCACTATTTCGAAAAACTGTTCAATAATCTCTGCAAGAGGTCCAATAGTACTTTTAAACATTCCTATAGTGAGTTTGAATCTCATGATGTCTTGAATGACATGCTCTGTATATCCATGAGTTGAGGTTGTTATAACTTTAAAGTGCTCAATAACATGTTCCAATTGTTGTATGGTATCAAGAATATGATTGTTAAATGCTAGTATTAAACTATATATTGTAGAATCATATTCTATTCTTTTATGCTGGATCTTTTCGATAATGGTATCAATAAATGGTTCGGTATGGTTTGTAATAATATAGACGTCACGATCTGCTATTAAAATATTACATTCAATGAGATCAATAGCTTTTTGTTTTGTATTATAACTAGGTATAGTAAGTACAAAAAGATCATGCTTTTTATCATGTTCAATAAGGGGATAATTATTGTTTTGAGTAAGAAGAAGAAAAATTTTAGAGCTGACAATGTCTTTTAGCTTTTCTTTACTGTTTTCATTAACAAGTATATCACTAATATAGTGAAAGTGTTTCATAGGAAGTGGTGGTGATAGCTATAAAATAGAATTCTTATATGCAAAGTATATTCCTCTTATTCATCCTTGCAAAAAATGTTCTAACTCCCTATAATGAAGTTATTGCGATTTTAGTTCTTGTGGATATAATAGTATGATAATGGTCAAACAACCACAATTTACCTGGATTCATCTCAAGAATGCTACGAAGTGAGATATAGAAAATATACAAGCAGAATATGACTTCCATGAGCTTATTAGAGAAGATCTTTTAGAACTGAGTTGAGAGAATAAAGTTGATTATTATGAAGAAGACCAGGCAGTAACTATTCTTATGAATTTTCCTAAATATGATACCAAATTGGAAAGATATCTCCATAATCCTTTTGTCATTATTGTTTCTCATCAGTATGTATTGTCAATATGTAAGCATAATTCACAGCATATTGATAGTCTTGCAAAAAAAGCTCAAGATAAAACGTATTTAGAAGATGATGCATCAACACCAACGTTTGATCTGGTGTATGATATTATTGATACTATGTATGATAAGTCAGTTAAATGACTTGCCAAAGCATCTCAAGATGTTGTCAAACTTCAAGATAATATAGGAACCAATAAGGATATGGATAAAAATCTTTTAGAAGAGATTATGGATAGAAAAATTAATATGATTACTTTACAACATATTTTTCGTCCACAAAGACAGACTTTGCATGAATTTAAATCTATCCTCAAAAAAATTCTTCGTACTGATGAAGATGAAGTGGCAGATGCAAAACTCTATATTGAAGACCTGGATTCTAAACTTGATAAAATCTTAGATAATATTTCGCTGAATTATGAATCTTTAAAATCTCTTGCAGAAACGTATGGTGATATGATTGACCTCCAGACGAATAAAAATATTTCTCGTCTGACTGTAGTGACAGTATGAACTGGGTTTATGTCAGGATTGGCTGGTTTATATGGTATGAATGTCATACTTCCAGGAGCAGAGAAGAGTTATATGTTTTGGGTGATTATTGCTCTTGGATTGTGTACAATATCTCTTTGATATGCACTTTTGAAAAGAAAAAAAATGATATAAGTTATTGATTTAAAAAATCCCCAATGGGGATTTTTTTATTATTCAGATTCTGAAGTATTCGTCTGTTCAGCTTTTACAAGAGGGAAGAGAATCACGTCACGAATATTGGCCTGTTCGGTGAGCATGGCTAAGATACGATCGATACCCATACCTCGTCCTGATTGAGGAGGCATACCATATTCCATCGCGAGAACAAACTCATCATCTCCTTTCGTCGCTTCATCATCACCACGTTCGAGAGCTGCCCCTTGAGCATCGAAGTTAGCTTGCAGTTCTACAGGATCAACCAATTCACTATAGGCTTTCAGGATTTCCCATCCATTCACGATAGCTTGGAATTGTTCTACTATCATCGGATTAGCATCAGATGTACGAGCAAGTGGCTGCATCGTTTTAGGATAATTGTAGATGAAGGCAGGTCCTACAATCTTAGGTCTAGTTACTTTCTTATACAGATAATCGATCATGGTAGCAGTACCTTGTTTTTCTATCCCTACTCGATGAAATCCTTTCGAGAGAATCAATGCACGAAGTTCATCTTCATTTTCTGGTCCATATTGTCCTACATCGATACCACTATCTTCTCTTATTCTCTTAACGTAATCGATACGCTCCCATGTCTGTCAGAAAGAAACCTCTTTTATCTCTCCATTCTTATCAGCAACTTGTATAGTTCTCTTGAGCTGTGGGATATTGTCAAACAGATAGTTAAAAAGTTGCTCAGTAAAGGCCATATTATGTTCATAATTTCGATAAGCAGCATAATGTTCTACCACCAGAAACTCTTGAATATGACTTGGGCTTGATCATTCATTACGAAAATTCTTCCCAATTTCAAAAATTTTTTCTAATCCTCCTACCGTTGCCATCTTGAGAGCAATCTCTGGTGCTATACGAAGATACATATCCGTATCGAAGTCGTTATGATGCGTCACAAAGGGTGCAGCAGCAGCTCCCGATGCACTATTTCCAAGAATAGGAGTATCTAACTCCATAAATCCTTGTGACCGATAAAATTCTCTCATTGTCTTGATAAATTGGCTCCTGAGTTTCATTCTTTCTAGGCTCTCATCATTGAAGATCATATCCAAATATCTCTGTCTATACGCAGTTTCTGCATTATCTTCACCGATACCATGGAATTTATCACCTAGTGGTCTTATAGCTTTCGAAAGAAGTTGGTATTCTGACACGAAGAGAGTCAGTTCTCCCTTATGCGTGACAAAGAGTTCTCCACGTACACCGATATAGTCTCCCACATCAAGCATCTTATCGACAAACCGATAATCAAATGATTTGGTTGTTTCTCCCATAAGAGTTTTTTCTTGGCCATTTGGTAGAGTGAGGAGTTTTGTATGTTGATGTTCAAACATAAGTTGAAGTGTTCCTGTCTCATCTTTGAGCTGTGCAAATGATAGCTTCCCACTTACTCTCTTCAGCATAAGACGTCCAGCAAGAGAGACTTGTGGTCTAGGTCCTGAGAGAATATCTTCTATCGGACGAAGAGATGATTGATCGATTAATTTGAGAGTGTTGATATGACTATTTTGACTCCATTGTTGTGCAAATGGTATAATCCCTAGTTCGCGAAGCGTTTTTAGCTTAGCTTTACGAACATCATATTCTGTCAAACGATTCATAGATTCTATAGTACATAAGACTAAAATAATACATGTACCATAGTACGTATTCTTATACAAGAAACAAGTCATACTATAGCTAATACTATAAAAAAATCCCCACTATTGGGGGATTTTAAGAATGATATTACCAATTAGTAGATCATGACATAACATATCAAGGACAAGAAAGTGTTTGTGTGCCATTAGAACAGTTCCATACATTAAGTACTCAAGCTAATCATAATGATGACATTCCAACTCATCTTCCATTTGTTCAAGGATACGATGCTCTAATAAGATCTCATGATCAAGTTAATCATCTACACAGTTGTAATGCACTATTACTTACTCCAAATCAATAATAATATGCATCACGATAGGAAGTAAATGAAGTGAATCCATCTTTTAATGACTGACTAAATGGATAATTACTATTAGAGAAGTAACTCGCTACTGCATTTGAAGGTGCACATTGAACACCGCTAGTTGCACAATAATAATTTCCTGCTTTCTCTGGTATATACCCATTACATTGTTTTGTTACTGTAGCAGGTTGTGAGGGATGATCTCCTGGTTTTAATACTCGTGATTGAAATCATGCCCAATTATTGTTTCACCATGAATATACATGTGCATTATATCTATATACGACATCATGTCTATACCAATCATTACTTGTTACAGGTCCGATAAAGTATATAGCATCCCAAGAATTTGATGTAGCAGAGATAGCAGCTCAATTAATATTTCTACAAAGTTTTGTATAGTAGTAAGTATTTCAAGGTAACGTAGTACCTAAATTTTGATTATTAAAGAGATAGTATGAAGGCTCTCATATAGCATAGACAGCACTTCTTGGATTATACCACCCATCTCAATCCCAACTTCCCATACCTTCAGCATTTAAGACACTATATGGCACTTTGCCACTATAGAAATCAAATACTTTTTTACTACAGATACCAATATATCATCAATTACTATTAAAGATTCTTACTTCATCTCATGATAATCCACTTGATCCATTAGCTGCGGTATATGCTGTCGAGAACCAACTTGGTACTGCGAAATCAGGACATTGACTTGCATTGCTACACGATACAGATGTGTTTGTATTACATGTTCATAGTGTGGCTTGTGTATGGCCAATACAACTACCACCATAACCTAATGTATCACCAGTTCCTGTACATGATTCACCATAATGAGATTCACATGTATTGACCGGAGGACAAGTGGCAGGTTGTGTAGTCGCAGGTTTAGGCTGAGGACAGAGGCTATCAGCAACAGTAGCGCCATTGTTATCCTTACAAACAACGGTACGAGTTTGTTGGTTATTAGCACATGCAGACCAAGTTGAAATATCCCAAGAATAACTAAGTGGCTGATCAACAAAACATTCTACATCTTGACCACCATTTACTCCTAAACATTGCCATTCCCAACCATTTCCAGCCGTATGGAAACCATTTGGAGTTCCAATAAGACAGAGTGGAGACGGAGGCGCAGAAGCAATTGTACCATAAGGAACAGCACAAATACCAGCAGTAGCATTTTGAACACAAGCGGAACCATTTCGGTTATAACCAGTTTCACAGACGAATCTACATTCAGAAGTAGAAGGAGTTGTATTATAAGTAAATATAGTCGAAGGGGACCAAGAGCCAGCGACATAGCTTTGCACAATAGTACTTGTAGTGTTCGCTATCGCGTGCGCTGGTAGATTTTCACAAGCTGATGATCTTGTTGTTACTGGAGTAGAGAGTGCACATACTTCACATCTTACTTCAAATCCTTTACCTGGTTTAAACCATGCTAAGAACCCTGATACACCATTGTCTTGTGTGATAGGATTTACAAATCCCCAAAGTGGATCTCAAGCTGATGCTTGTATACCAACATTTGCAAGACTTTGATTGTATGGCCAAGATAGCGGATGTGAATAATTCCATTGTGAGGCATTACATCCATAAAATGGTCAGGCTGTATTATTTTGTGTAGATCTTAATTGTACAAATTGTCCAACAGATGCAAGATTGTTGATAGTAACTTTAAGGTACTGACCACTCGTGATCGCTCCTGTAAAACTATAACTACCAGAAGTAGTATATATTACACCTCCAGAACTTGTAAGATTTGGAAATGAGTTATTATTCAGAGCAACTGCAATATCATTCGTATTAGTTGGAATAATATTCGTATTAAGTCCAGCATGAGTAGTAAGTGGAGCATATGGTACACAAGCCATTGCTACATAAGGAGCATTACAAGAAGCATTTGCCCCTCCATCAGATCCTAGACATGTCCATGTGAAGAAATTAGATCCATCAGGACTCACAGAAGTGATAAATGGAGTACCTACGCTACATAGACCTGCAGTAGGAAATGCTGAAGTAGCTTGTCCATGAGATGTTCCACAGACAGCATTCACTGGTGTAGTTGATCTCGTTGCGCTACAAGAAGCATTTGCTCCTCCATTAGTACCTAGACACTGCCAAGACCAAGGTCCAGTCCCTGAAACGGCACTTGCTGTTCCTGAACTACAGAGATTTGCACTAGGTGCTGAAGGGAAAGAACCTCCATTTGCAGATCCACAGGTACCAGCTGTAGCAGTTCAACCACATGGTTGTGTAGTCGCGGGTTTTGGCTGTGAACATAAACTATCTGATACTTGATTACCATTATTGTCTCTACACACAACAGTACGTGTTTGAACGGATGTTGTTGAAGTATTATTTCGAGAACATCATATTGCCCCACATTGTGATTGTGTAGTTAGTGTACTACATTGTGTAGCTGTATATGTATTTTGACA
It encodes:
- the aspS gene encoding Aspartate--tRNA ligase codes for the protein MHRTHTCGELTSAHAGQTVTLCAWISSLRNMGGLVFVDLRDRYGVTQVTLDPAIVGQELVDKAASYSNEYVLKVTGEVILRPESMKNPDMVTGEIEIRATDIQLVSESKILPFAIDEDPKTSEENRMKYRYLDLRRGPVKDNIIFRAKMNQFTRNWFSDHDFLEVQTPIFSVSSPEGARDYLIPSRVNPGQFYALPQAPQQYKQLLMVGGIDKYFQIAPCFRDEDPRADRHSCEFYQIDCEMSFVEQEDVYTVAESYIRDLIEYIVPHKEIIVDFTRLSYHDALEKYGSDKPDLRFDSQMIEVTSLFANSELEFLASAPSVKAIVLHQLPTRKEIDALIEVVKIAGLGGLAYIQIKEDGISGSIAGKLTEEEKQSLLTETHAQVGETVFFLVGKKTTVLKAGDKLRNACRDMFGLVHNNHLGFVWIEDFPFFEEDESKPNGLEFGHNPFSYIKGGRDTVENVQPLERQTTQYDLTCNGYEILSGSIRNHDPEILVKVFETAGYTIDDIKKRFGTMYEAFQYGCPPHGGFAFGFDRLMMILRDEPNIRECYAFPKSGRAQDLMMNAPSTIDPEELKVLSIATTITE
- the corA gene encoding Magnesium transport protein CorA, producing the protein MKHFHYISDILVNENSKEKLKDIVSSKIFLLLTQNNNYPLIEHDKKHDLFVLTIPSYNTKQKAIDLIECNILIADRDVYIITNHTEPFIDTIIEKIQHKRIEYDSTIYSLILAFNNHILDTIQQLEHVIEHFKVITTSTHGYTEHVIQDIMRFKLTIGMFKSTIGPLAEIIEQFFEIVTHPDEETKSMRTTHIAYMLKQISSQTHYLYENISVIADTSNAIQNIRANNIMKTLTMISSIFIPLSFITGVFGMNFVDLPIENTTIYIITISVMIFIGLVQFYVFKRKKWF
- a CDS encoding CorA-like Mg2+ transporter protein, translated to MIMVKQPQFTWIHLKNATKGDIENIQAEYDFHELIREDLLELSGENKVDYYEEDQAVTILMNFPKYDTKLERYLHNPFVIIVSHQYVLSICKHNSQHIDSLAKKAQDKTYLEDDASTPTFDLVYDIIDTMYDKSVKGLAKASQDVVKLQDNIGTNKDMDKNLLEEIMDRKINMITLQHIFRPQRQTLHEFKSILKKILRTDEDEVADAKLYIEDLDSKLDKILDNISLNYESLKSLAETYGDMIDLQTNKNISRLTVVTVGTGFMSGLAGLYGMNVILPGAEKSYMFWVIIALGLCTISLGYALLKRKKMI
- the lysS gene encoding Lysine--tRNA ligase, encoding MTCFLYKNTYYGTCIILVLCTIESMNRLTEYDVRKAKLKTLRELGIIPFAQQWSQNSHINTLKLIDQSSLRPIEDILSGPRPQVSLAGRLMLKRVSGKLSFAQLKDETGTLQLMFEHQHTKLLTLPNGQEKTLMGETTKSFDYRFVDKMLDVGDYIGVRGELFVTHKGELTLFVSEYQLLSKAIRPLGDKFHGIGEDNAETAYRQRYLDMIFNDESLERMKLRSQFIKTMREFYRSQGFMELDTPILGNSASGAAAAPFVTHHNDFDTDMYLRIAPEIALKMATVGGLEKIFEIGKNFRNEGSSPSHIQEFLVVEHYAAYRNYEHNMAFTEQLFNYLFDNIPQLKRTIQVADKNGEIKEVSFGQTWERIDYVKRIREDSGIDVGQYGPENEDELRALILSKGFHRVGIEKQGTATMIDYLYKKVTRPKIVGPAFIYNYPKTMQPLARTSDANPMIVEQFQAIVNGWEILKAYSELVDPVELQANFDAQGAALERGDDEATKGDDEFVLAMEYGMPPQSGRGMGIDRILAMLTEQANIRDVILFPLVKAEQTNTSESE